The sequence GCCACGACGGTCAGCAGCAGCTTGCGGCGGCTCCGCTGGTGGCGGGCTCCTTCTCGGCGGCCGGGGTGCAGCAGGCGCTCTCGGTCGCCTTCTCCAACTGCGGGGAGTCGGCCTTGACGGTGTAGACCTCCCACGGCTCGTTGCCCGGTCCGCGTACCCAGACCTTGTCCTGGAGGGCGTAGCAGCACTCCGTGCTCTTCTCCTCCAGCGTGATCAGGCCGGCGTCGGTGAGGCGCGTGGTCGCGGCGTTGACCTCGTCCGTGCTGAACACCTCCACCCCGAGGTGGTCCATGACGGTGGGCTGGTCGGGCTCGCCTTCGAGCAGGACGAGCTTCAGCGGCGGGTTCTCGACGGCGAAGTTGGCGTAGCCGGGGCGACGCTTCGCCGGCTCGACGCCGAACAGCTTGGAGTAGAAGGCGACGGAGCCCTCGAGGTCGGAAACGCGCAGGGCGAGCTGGACGCGGGACATGGTTCTCCTCCTGTGACGGTTCAGCGGATGTGCTGTCTAGATGATTTTCGAAGCAGTGACCTCACTGTGGCACCTTGCTTTGAAGTCTGTCAACCTAGAGGCATGCCGAAACAAACGCTGCCGGTGGTGGACCTGCAAGCGGTGGCCTGCTGCCCTCCGATCGCCGCGAGTCCGCTGGACACCGCGCAGGCGAAAGTCGTCGCGCCGATGTTCAAGGCCCTGGGTGACCCGGTCCGGCTGCGGCTGATGTCGATGATCGCCTCGGTGCCGGAGATCTGCGTCTGCGACCTGACCCCCGCGTTCGACCTGTCCGGGCCGACCATCTCCCACCATCTGAAGGTGCTGCGCGAGGCCGGTCTGGTCGACTCGGAGCGGCGCGGCACCTGGGTCTGGTACCGGGTCAAGGCCGAGGCGTTCCGCCAGCTCGGCCTGCTCCTGGACATCCCGGCCCGGCCCGCCGTCGAGGCCGGCCGTGAGCGACGGTGACCTTGCGGCCCTGGTGCGCTCGTACCTGGACGACGACGAGGTGATGCTGCTGGCCGACGACCCTGATCGCGAGTGTCGCGTGAACACCTGGTGCTACGGGGTGCCCGACGCCGCGATCGACGTGCCGGCAGTGGTCGCAGCGCTTCATCTCGTGCACCGCGAACTCGGACGACGGCGGGCCAGCCCGGGCACCTTCTATGCCTGGTACGACGAACCGGCTGGCCAGCTTCGGTGCTCGTTGACTTCGGCACCCGCCGACCGGCTTCCGTTTGCGGCGCCGTACCGCTCGACCACCGATGCCGCGGAGGTCGTCGCCCTGGTGGCCGCTGATCCCAACCCTGGATTCGTTCCATGCTCAGAGCTGGCAACCGTCGAGCCCGCCGTGGCCTCGGTCATCGCCGAGCCGCCGCCGATGCCCGTCTGGGTCGCACCTCTTCCGTGAATCCGGACCGGCCCTGCTCTGCGAAGACCAAGCCCCGGTTTGTCCGCCAAAACCGCCTTGTTGTGCTGCTGGCCCGTGTCTACCGTGCAGTGATGCTCTCACGAATGCTGACGGTGACCTTCGATGCGCACGACCCGGCTCGCCTGGCGCAGTTCTGGGCCGGCATGCTCGGCCGAGATGTCGTCGAGGACGCCGGCGGTGCGCTCCTGCCTGGTGACGACACGCAGCTCAGCCTCCGGTTCGTCCGGAGCGGCGCGGAGCAGGTGGGGCCGAACCGCCGCATGCACCTTCACCTGACCAGCGCCAGCGGCGCCGACCAGCAGCACACGGTGGCGACGGCGCTGGGGCTCGGCGCCGGCCACCTCGACGTCGGGCAGCGCCCCGAGGAGGGGCACATCGTCCTGGCCGACCCCGAGGGCAACGCGTTCTGCGTGATCGAGCCGGGCAACGCCTTCCTCGCCGGGTGCGGCCTGCTCGGGGAGCTCGCCTGCGACGGCACGCGGGAGGTCGGCCTCTTCTGGAGCGAGGCGCTGGGCTGGCCGCTGGTGTGGGACCAGGACCAGGAGACCGCGATCCAGTCACCGCACGGCGGCACGAAGGTCGCGTGGGGCGGGCCGCCCGTGGCCCCGAAAAAGGTGAGGAACCGGCAGCGCTTCGACCTCGCCCCGGCCGGTGGCGACCAGCGAGCGGAGGTCGACCGGCTGGTCTCCCTCGGGGCCACTCGGCTCGAGGTCGGTGAGGACGGCGCCGTCGTACTGGCCGATCCCGACGGCAACGAGTTCTGCGTCAGAGGGAACTGACCACAGCGCGGCGGGGTAGCCCGGCCGCGACCGAACCAGCCCGGAAACCTATACGGTCACAGCTTCTGGCTTCGGCTGCCGATCATCGACATCAGCAGCCCGTGGGTCTCGGCGTCGCCGGCCACCACGAGCCCGCGGCCTGGCCCGATCGGGGCGCCGTCGATTCCGGTGACGA comes from Micromonospora purpureochromogenes and encodes:
- a CDS encoding ArsI/CadI family heavy metal resistance metalloenzyme, coding for MSRVQLALRVSDLEGSVAFYSKLFGVEPAKRRPGYANFAVENPPLKLVLLEGEPDQPTVMDHLGVEVFSTDEVNAATTRLTDAGLITLEEKSTECCYALQDKVWVRGPGNEPWEVYTVKADSPQLEKATESACCTPAAEKEPATSGAAASCC
- a CDS encoding ArsR/SmtB family transcription factor is translated as MPKQTLPVVDLQAVACCPPIAASPLDTAQAKVVAPMFKALGDPVRLRLMSMIASVPEICVCDLTPAFDLSGPTISHHLKVLREAGLVDSERRGTWVWYRVKAEAFRQLGLLLDIPARPAVEAGRERR
- a CDS encoding VOC family protein, which produces MLSRMLTVTFDAHDPARLAQFWAGMLGRDVVEDAGGALLPGDDTQLSLRFVRSGAEQVGPNRRMHLHLTSASGADQQHTVATALGLGAGHLDVGQRPEEGHIVLADPEGNAFCVIEPGNAFLAGCGLLGELACDGTREVGLFWSEALGWPLVWDQDQETAIQSPHGGTKVAWGGPPVAPKKVRNRQRFDLAPAGGDQRAEVDRLVSLGATRLEVGEDGAVVLADPDGNEFCVRGN